A part of Daphnia pulex isolate KAP4 chromosome 6, ASM2113471v1 genomic DNA contains:
- the LOC124196409 gene encoding uncharacterized protein LOC124196409 isoform X3, protein MERKTLRMFSKIVLLLGLLVVTYTAPVELDESDSQTLRFEKDGTKQEKEGSQKHIERKYEDVGSVPIKFHSYSASSGTVGNIFPPWKRGDPEPHPNLIRAHKRMKTDNHKNILRKNLDGTNGTKVVVAAKTNRSISDHLPTPPPMPEHKLHRLLTALKNAGFFAALKRSYFCVSKMNADGRNSFDFKSEDGTKKLCERGSQKQVGPKPEDIDTVSYKSYSFTTSDGVVLTVNWVADENGFQATGDHLPTPLPMPEHKLKYEMNPIDGDDSVIEKRDDGSYSFRVAAKDKLDRNQRILAMLTANLTRTPFSITPPSTGLPTKTGSTHLIKGPVYSIIFKRNKII, encoded by the exons atggagagaaagaCATTGAGAATG TTCAgcaaaattgttttacttttgggtCTGCTGGTCGTCACTTACACTGCCCCGGTCGAATTAGATGAGAGCGACAGCCAGACACTTAGATTTGAAA AAGACGGTACCAAGCAGGAGAAGGAAGGAAGTCAAAAACACATCGAACGAAAATACGAAGATGTCGGAAGCGTGCCGATAAAATTTCACTCTTACAGCGCTAGTAGCGGTACGGTTGGTAATATATTTCCGCCTTGGAAAAGGGGAGACCCTGAGCCTCATCCTAATCTGATTCGGGCCCACAAACGAATGAAGACTGATAAtcacaaaaatatattacgCAAAAATCTAGATGGCACCAACGGTACAAAAGTCGTTGTTGCAGCGAAAACAAACAGGTCAATCAGCGATCATTTGCCCACACCTCCTCCTATGCCCGAGCACAAACTTCACCGTCTTCTCACCGCATTAAAGAACGCTGGTTTCTTCGCTGCTCTCAAACGATCCTATTTTTGTGTCAGCAAAATGAACGCTGATGGCCGCAACTCTTTCGA TTTCAAGAGTGAGGATGGCACCAAAAAACTCTGCGAGAGAGGCAGCCAGAAACAAGTTGGACCTAAGCCTGAAGATATCGACACAGTTTCCTACAAATCTTACTCCTTCACTACTTCCGATGGCGTCGTCTTGACTGTCAACTGGGTTGCCGATGAAAACGGTTTTCAGGCCACCGGTGACCATTTGCCCACTCCTCTCCCAATGCCCGAGCACAAACTAAAATACGAGATGAATCCAATAGATGGCGATGACTCAGTCATCGAGAAAAGAGACGACGGTAGTTACTCTTTCAG AGTGGCAGCCAAAGACAAGTTGGACCGAAACCAAAGGATATTGGCAATGTTAACCGCGAATCTTACTCGGACTCCATTCTCGATAACACCGCCGTCAACTGGGTTGCCGACGAAAACTGGTTCAACCCATCTGATTAAAGGCCCAGTCTATTCAATCATatttaaacgaaataaaattatttaa
- the LOC124196409 gene encoding uncharacterized protein LOC124196409 isoform X2 gives MERKTLRMFSKIVLLLGLLVVTYTAPVELDESDSQTLRFESDGTKQEKEGSQKHIERKYEDVGSVPIKFHSYSASSGTVGNIFPPWKRGDPEPHPNLIRAHKRMKTDNHKNILRKNLDGTNGTKVVVAAKTNRSISDHLPTPPPMPEHKLHRLLTALKNAGFFAALKRSYFCVSKMNADGRNSFDFKSEDGTKKLCERGSQKQVGPKPEDIDTVSYKSYSFTTSDGVVLTVNWVADENGFQATGDHLPTPLPMPEHKLKYEMNPIDGDDSVIEKRDDGSYSFRVAAKDKLDRNQRILAMLTANLTRTPFSITPPSTGLPTKTGSTHLIKGPVYSIIFKRNKII, from the exons atggagagaaagaCATTGAGAATG TTCAgcaaaattgttttacttttgggtCTGCTGGTCGTCACTTACACTGCCCCGGTCGAATTAGATGAGAGCGACAGCCAGACACTTAGATTTGAAAGtg ACGGTACCAAGCAGGAGAAGGAAGGAAGTCAAAAACACATCGAACGAAAATACGAAGATGTCGGAAGCGTGCCGATAAAATTTCACTCTTACAGCGCTAGTAGCGGTACGGTTGGTAATATATTTCCGCCTTGGAAAAGGGGAGACCCTGAGCCTCATCCTAATCTGATTCGGGCCCACAAACGAATGAAGACTGATAAtcacaaaaatatattacgCAAAAATCTAGATGGCACCAACGGTACAAAAGTCGTTGTTGCAGCGAAAACAAACAGGTCAATCAGCGATCATTTGCCCACACCTCCTCCTATGCCCGAGCACAAACTTCACCGTCTTCTCACCGCATTAAAGAACGCTGGTTTCTTCGCTGCTCTCAAACGATCCTATTTTTGTGTCAGCAAAATGAACGCTGATGGCCGCAACTCTTTCGA TTTCAAGAGTGAGGATGGCACCAAAAAACTCTGCGAGAGAGGCAGCCAGAAACAAGTTGGACCTAAGCCTGAAGATATCGACACAGTTTCCTACAAATCTTACTCCTTCACTACTTCCGATGGCGTCGTCTTGACTGTCAACTGGGTTGCCGATGAAAACGGTTTTCAGGCCACCGGTGACCATTTGCCCACTCCTCTCCCAATGCCCGAGCACAAACTAAAATACGAGATGAATCCAATAGATGGCGATGACTCAGTCATCGAGAAAAGAGACGACGGTAGTTACTCTTTCAG AGTGGCAGCCAAAGACAAGTTGGACCGAAACCAAAGGATATTGGCAATGTTAACCGCGAATCTTACTCGGACTCCATTCTCGATAACACCGCCGTCAACTGGGTTGCCGACGAAAACTGGTTCAACCCATCTGATTAAAGGCCCAGTCTATTCAATCATatttaaacgaaataaaattatttaa
- the LOC124196409 gene encoding uncharacterized protein LOC124196409 isoform X7, whose translation MERKTLRMFSKIVLLLGLLVVTYTAPVELDESDSQTLRFESEDGTKQEKEGSQKHIERKYEDVGSVPIKFHSYSASSDGTNGTKVVVAAKTNRSISDHLPTPPPMPEHKLHRLLTALKNAGFFAALKRSYFCVSKMNADGRNSFDFKSEDGTKKLCERGSQKQVGPKPEDIDTVSYKSYSFTTSDGVVLTVNWVADENGFQATGDHLPTPLPMPEHKLKYEMNPIDGDDSVIEKRDDGSYSFRVAAKDKLDRNQRILAMLTANLTRTPFSITPPSTGLPTKTGSTHLIKGPVYSIIFKRNKII comes from the exons atggagagaaagaCATTGAGAATG TTCAgcaaaattgttttacttttgggtCTGCTGGTCGTCACTTACACTGCCCCGGTCGAATTAGATGAGAGCGACAGCCAGACACTTAGATTTGAAAGtg AAGACGGTACCAAGCAGGAGAAGGAAGGAAGTCAAAAACACATCGAACGAAAATACGAAGATGTCGGAAGCGTGCCGATAAAATTTCACTCTTACAGCGCTAGTAGCG ATGGCACCAACGGTACAAAAGTCGTTGTTGCAGCGAAAACAAACAGGTCAATCAGCGATCATTTGCCCACACCTCCTCCTATGCCCGAGCACAAACTTCACCGTCTTCTCACCGCATTAAAGAACGCTGGTTTCTTCGCTGCTCTCAAACGATCCTATTTTTGTGTCAGCAAAATGAACGCTGATGGCCGCAACTCTTTCGA TTTCAAGAGTGAGGATGGCACCAAAAAACTCTGCGAGAGAGGCAGCCAGAAACAAGTTGGACCTAAGCCTGAAGATATCGACACAGTTTCCTACAAATCTTACTCCTTCACTACTTCCGATGGCGTCGTCTTGACTGTCAACTGGGTTGCCGATGAAAACGGTTTTCAGGCCACCGGTGACCATTTGCCCACTCCTCTCCCAATGCCCGAGCACAAACTAAAATACGAGATGAATCCAATAGATGGCGATGACTCAGTCATCGAGAAAAGAGACGACGGTAGTTACTCTTTCAG AGTGGCAGCCAAAGACAAGTTGGACCGAAACCAAAGGATATTGGCAATGTTAACCGCGAATCTTACTCGGACTCCATTCTCGATAACACCGCCGTCAACTGGGTTGCCGACGAAAACTGGTTCAACCCATCTGATTAAAGGCCCAGTCTATTCAATCATatttaaacgaaataaaattatttaa
- the LOC124196409 gene encoding uncharacterized protein LOC124196409 isoform X6, whose translation MERKTLRMFSKIVLLLGLLVVTYTAPVELDESDSQTLRFESEDGTKQEKEGSQKHIERKYEDVGSVPIKFHSYSASSGTVDGTNGTKVVVAAKTNRSISDHLPTPPPMPEHKLHRLLTALKNAGFFAALKRSYFCVSKMNADGRNSFDFKSEDGTKKLCERGSQKQVGPKPEDIDTVSYKSYSFTTSDGVVLTVNWVADENGFQATGDHLPTPLPMPEHKLKYEMNPIDGDDSVIEKRDDGSYSFRVAAKDKLDRNQRILAMLTANLTRTPFSITPPSTGLPTKTGSTHLIKGPVYSIIFKRNKII comes from the exons atggagagaaagaCATTGAGAATG TTCAgcaaaattgttttacttttgggtCTGCTGGTCGTCACTTACACTGCCCCGGTCGAATTAGATGAGAGCGACAGCCAGACACTTAGATTTGAAAGtg AAGACGGTACCAAGCAGGAGAAGGAAGGAAGTCAAAAACACATCGAACGAAAATACGAAGATGTCGGAAGCGTGCCGATAAAATTTCACTCTTACAGCGCTAGTAGCGGTACGGTTG ATGGCACCAACGGTACAAAAGTCGTTGTTGCAGCGAAAACAAACAGGTCAATCAGCGATCATTTGCCCACACCTCCTCCTATGCCCGAGCACAAACTTCACCGTCTTCTCACCGCATTAAAGAACGCTGGTTTCTTCGCTGCTCTCAAACGATCCTATTTTTGTGTCAGCAAAATGAACGCTGATGGCCGCAACTCTTTCGA TTTCAAGAGTGAGGATGGCACCAAAAAACTCTGCGAGAGAGGCAGCCAGAAACAAGTTGGACCTAAGCCTGAAGATATCGACACAGTTTCCTACAAATCTTACTCCTTCACTACTTCCGATGGCGTCGTCTTGACTGTCAACTGGGTTGCCGATGAAAACGGTTTTCAGGCCACCGGTGACCATTTGCCCACTCCTCTCCCAATGCCCGAGCACAAACTAAAATACGAGATGAATCCAATAGATGGCGATGACTCAGTCATCGAGAAAAGAGACGACGGTAGTTACTCTTTCAG AGTGGCAGCCAAAGACAAGTTGGACCGAAACCAAAGGATATTGGCAATGTTAACCGCGAATCTTACTCGGACTCCATTCTCGATAACACCGCCGTCAACTGGGTTGCCGACGAAAACTGGTTCAACCCATCTGATTAAAGGCCCAGTCTATTCAATCATatttaaacgaaataaaattatttaa
- the LOC124196409 gene encoding uncharacterized protein LOC124196409 isoform X1, whose translation MERKTLRMFSKIVLLLGLLVVTYTAPVELDESDSQTLRFESEDGTKQEKEGSQKHIERKYEDVGSVPIKFHSYSASSGTVGNIFPPWKRGDPEPHPNLIRAHKRMKTDNHKNILRKNLDGTNGTKVVVAAKTNRSISDHLPTPPPMPEHKLHRLLTALKNAGFFAALKRSYFCVSKMNADGRNSFDFKSEDGTKKLCERGSQKQVGPKPEDIDTVSYKSYSFTTSDGVVLTVNWVADENGFQATGDHLPTPLPMPEHKLKYEMNPIDGDDSVIEKRDDGSYSFRVAAKDKLDRNQRILAMLTANLTRTPFSITPPSTGLPTKTGSTHLIKGPVYSIIFKRNKII comes from the exons atggagagaaagaCATTGAGAATG TTCAgcaaaattgttttacttttgggtCTGCTGGTCGTCACTTACACTGCCCCGGTCGAATTAGATGAGAGCGACAGCCAGACACTTAGATTTGAAAGtg AAGACGGTACCAAGCAGGAGAAGGAAGGAAGTCAAAAACACATCGAACGAAAATACGAAGATGTCGGAAGCGTGCCGATAAAATTTCACTCTTACAGCGCTAGTAGCGGTACGGTTGGTAATATATTTCCGCCTTGGAAAAGGGGAGACCCTGAGCCTCATCCTAATCTGATTCGGGCCCACAAACGAATGAAGACTGATAAtcacaaaaatatattacgCAAAAATCTAGATGGCACCAACGGTACAAAAGTCGTTGTTGCAGCGAAAACAAACAGGTCAATCAGCGATCATTTGCCCACACCTCCTCCTATGCCCGAGCACAAACTTCACCGTCTTCTCACCGCATTAAAGAACGCTGGTTTCTTCGCTGCTCTCAAACGATCCTATTTTTGTGTCAGCAAAATGAACGCTGATGGCCGCAACTCTTTCGA TTTCAAGAGTGAGGATGGCACCAAAAAACTCTGCGAGAGAGGCAGCCAGAAACAAGTTGGACCTAAGCCTGAAGATATCGACACAGTTTCCTACAAATCTTACTCCTTCACTACTTCCGATGGCGTCGTCTTGACTGTCAACTGGGTTGCCGATGAAAACGGTTTTCAGGCCACCGGTGACCATTTGCCCACTCCTCTCCCAATGCCCGAGCACAAACTAAAATACGAGATGAATCCAATAGATGGCGATGACTCAGTCATCGAGAAAAGAGACGACGGTAGTTACTCTTTCAG AGTGGCAGCCAAAGACAAGTTGGACCGAAACCAAAGGATATTGGCAATGTTAACCGCGAATCTTACTCGGACTCCATTCTCGATAACACCGCCGTCAACTGGGTTGCCGACGAAAACTGGTTCAACCCATCTGATTAAAGGCCCAGTCTATTCAATCATatttaaacgaaataaaattatttaa
- the LOC124196409 gene encoding uncharacterized protein LOC124196409 isoform X5: MERKTLRMFSKIVLLLGLLVVTYTAPVELDESDSQTLRFESEDGTKQEKEGSQKHIERKYEDVGSVPIKFHSYSASSGTVGNIFPPWKRGDPEPHPNLIRAHKRMKTDNHKNILRKNLDGTNGTKVVVAAKTNRSISDHLPTPPPMPEHKLHRLLTALKNAGFFAALKRSYFCVSKMNADGRNSFDFKSEDGTKKLCERGSQKQVGPKPEDIDTVSYKSYSFTTSDGVVLTVNWVADENGFQATGDHLPTPLPMPEHKLKYEMNPIDGDDSVIEKRDDGSYSFSFSKSGSQRQVGPKPKDIGNVNRESYSDSILDNTAVNWVADENWFNPSD; the protein is encoded by the exons atggagagaaagaCATTGAGAATG TTCAgcaaaattgttttacttttgggtCTGCTGGTCGTCACTTACACTGCCCCGGTCGAATTAGATGAGAGCGACAGCCAGACACTTAGATTTGAAAGtg AAGACGGTACCAAGCAGGAGAAGGAAGGAAGTCAAAAACACATCGAACGAAAATACGAAGATGTCGGAAGCGTGCCGATAAAATTTCACTCTTACAGCGCTAGTAGCGGTACGGTTGGTAATATATTTCCGCCTTGGAAAAGGGGAGACCCTGAGCCTCATCCTAATCTGATTCGGGCCCACAAACGAATGAAGACTGATAAtcacaaaaatatattacgCAAAAATCTAGATGGCACCAACGGTACAAAAGTCGTTGTTGCAGCGAAAACAAACAGGTCAATCAGCGATCATTTGCCCACACCTCCTCCTATGCCCGAGCACAAACTTCACCGTCTTCTCACCGCATTAAAGAACGCTGGTTTCTTCGCTGCTCTCAAACGATCCTATTTTTGTGTCAGCAAAATGAACGCTGATGGCCGCAACTCTTTCGA TTTCAAGAGTGAGGATGGCACCAAAAAACTCTGCGAGAGAGGCAGCCAGAAACAAGTTGGACCTAAGCCTGAAGATATCGACACAGTTTCCTACAAATCTTACTCCTTCACTACTTCCGATGGCGTCGTCTTGACTGTCAACTGGGTTGCCGATGAAAACGGTTTTCAGGCCACCGGTGACCATTTGCCCACTCCTCTCCCAATGCCCGAGCACAAACTAAAATACGAGATGAATCCAATAGATGGCGATGACTCAGTCATCGAGAAAAGAGACGACGGTAGTTACTCTTTCAG CTTTTCCAAGAGTGGCAGCCAAAGACAAGTTGGACCGAAACCAAAGGATATTGGCAATGTTAACCGCGAATCTTACTCGGACTCCATTCTCGATAACACCGCCGTCAACTGGGTTGCCGACGAAAACTGGTTCAACCCATCTGATTAA
- the LOC124196409 gene encoding uncharacterized protein LOC124196409 isoform X4, producing MERKTLRMFSKIVLLLGLLVVTYTAPVELDESDSQTLRFESEDGTKQEKEGSQKHIERKYEDVGSVPIKFHSYSASSGTVGNIFPPWKRGDPEPHPNLIRAHKRMKTDNHKNILRKNLDGTNGTKVVVAAKTNRSISDHLPTPPPMPEHKLHRLLTALKNAGFFAALKRSYFCVSKMNADGRNSFDFKSEDGTKKLCERGSQKQVGPKPEDIDTVSYKSYSFTTSDGVVLTVNWVADENGFQATGDHLPTPLPMPEHKLKYEMNPIDGDDSVIEKRDDGSYSFSSFSKSGSQRQVGPKPKDIGNVNRESYSDSILDNTAVNWVADENWFNPSD from the exons atggagagaaagaCATTGAGAATG TTCAgcaaaattgttttacttttgggtCTGCTGGTCGTCACTTACACTGCCCCGGTCGAATTAGATGAGAGCGACAGCCAGACACTTAGATTTGAAAGtg AAGACGGTACCAAGCAGGAGAAGGAAGGAAGTCAAAAACACATCGAACGAAAATACGAAGATGTCGGAAGCGTGCCGATAAAATTTCACTCTTACAGCGCTAGTAGCGGTACGGTTGGTAATATATTTCCGCCTTGGAAAAGGGGAGACCCTGAGCCTCATCCTAATCTGATTCGGGCCCACAAACGAATGAAGACTGATAAtcacaaaaatatattacgCAAAAATCTAGATGGCACCAACGGTACAAAAGTCGTTGTTGCAGCGAAAACAAACAGGTCAATCAGCGATCATTTGCCCACACCTCCTCCTATGCCCGAGCACAAACTTCACCGTCTTCTCACCGCATTAAAGAACGCTGGTTTCTTCGCTGCTCTCAAACGATCCTATTTTTGTGTCAGCAAAATGAACGCTGATGGCCGCAACTCTTTCGA TTTCAAGAGTGAGGATGGCACCAAAAAACTCTGCGAGAGAGGCAGCCAGAAACAAGTTGGACCTAAGCCTGAAGATATCGACACAGTTTCCTACAAATCTTACTCCTTCACTACTTCCGATGGCGTCGTCTTGACTGTCAACTGGGTTGCCGATGAAAACGGTTTTCAGGCCACCGGTGACCATTTGCCCACTCCTCTCCCAATGCCCGAGCACAAACTAAAATACGAGATGAATCCAATAGATGGCGATGACTCAGTCATCGAGAAAAGAGACGACGGTAGTTACTCTTTCAG CAGCTTTTCCAAGAGTGGCAGCCAAAGACAAGTTGGACCGAAACCAAAGGATATTGGCAATGTTAACCGCGAATCTTACTCGGACTCCATTCTCGATAACACCGCCGTCAACTGGGTTGCCGACGAAAACTGGTTCAACCCATCTGATTAA
- the LOC124196409 gene encoding uncharacterized protein LOC124196409 isoform X8, with protein MERKTLRMFSKIVLLLGLLVVTYTAPVELDESDSQTLRFESEDGTKQEKEGSQKHIERKYEDVGSVPIKFHSYSASSDGTNGTKVVVAAKTNRSISDHLPTPPPMPEHKLHRLLTALKNAGFFAALKRSYFCVSKMNADGRNSFDFKSEDGTKKLCERGSQKQVGPKPEDIDTVSYKSYSFTTSDGVVLTVNWVADENGFQATGDHLPTPLPMPEHKLKYEMNPIDGDDSVIEKRDDGSYSFSFSKSGSQRQVGPKPKDIGNVNRESYSDSILDNTAVNWVADENWFNPSD; from the exons atggagagaaagaCATTGAGAATG TTCAgcaaaattgttttacttttgggtCTGCTGGTCGTCACTTACACTGCCCCGGTCGAATTAGATGAGAGCGACAGCCAGACACTTAGATTTGAAAGtg AAGACGGTACCAAGCAGGAGAAGGAAGGAAGTCAAAAACACATCGAACGAAAATACGAAGATGTCGGAAGCGTGCCGATAAAATTTCACTCTTACAGCGCTAGTAGCG ATGGCACCAACGGTACAAAAGTCGTTGTTGCAGCGAAAACAAACAGGTCAATCAGCGATCATTTGCCCACACCTCCTCCTATGCCCGAGCACAAACTTCACCGTCTTCTCACCGCATTAAAGAACGCTGGTTTCTTCGCTGCTCTCAAACGATCCTATTTTTGTGTCAGCAAAATGAACGCTGATGGCCGCAACTCTTTCGA TTTCAAGAGTGAGGATGGCACCAAAAAACTCTGCGAGAGAGGCAGCCAGAAACAAGTTGGACCTAAGCCTGAAGATATCGACACAGTTTCCTACAAATCTTACTCCTTCACTACTTCCGATGGCGTCGTCTTGACTGTCAACTGGGTTGCCGATGAAAACGGTTTTCAGGCCACCGGTGACCATTTGCCCACTCCTCTCCCAATGCCCGAGCACAAACTAAAATACGAGATGAATCCAATAGATGGCGATGACTCAGTCATCGAGAAAAGAGACGACGGTAGTTACTCTTTCAG CTTTTCCAAGAGTGGCAGCCAAAGACAAGTTGGACCGAAACCAAAGGATATTGGCAATGTTAACCGCGAATCTTACTCGGACTCCATTCTCGATAACACCGCCGTCAACTGGGTTGCCGACGAAAACTGGTTCAACCCATCTGATTAA
- the LOC124196406 gene encoding calphotin-like isoform X2 — MNWELRMILVTLFVAAASAAPLNLVNSAVQYAHVVAAVAYAAAPVPYPAALTYAVPEPVANAVQPQITYDFPAVIAKPAPTPVKVEYDILGPIAAPAPAPVIRVAAPVKIEYDFPAPISAPAPAPVVVTAPAPITYAAPAPVKVEYDFPAPISAPAPTPVVAVAAPVKVEYDFPAPISAPAPAPVPVAVAAPAPITYAAPAPVAYAAPAPVAYAAPAPVHVVPQAFETRVHYAETPVVVGHTSTIMKPNLGAGAHVTNFDFMGLAQTKTVGQESFVQKSKVLAPARTVSEITPQVTVQHPTKVNVEKFAVEVPVAAPYAQPVPVPVAPQYEIHQYHAPAAVYLAVHFYNSASHTTATIRPI; from the exons atgaactggGAATTAAGGATG ATTTTAGTCACTCTTTTTGTTGCCGCCGCATCGGCCGCACCGCTTAACTTGGTCAACTCGGCCGTACAGTATGCCCATGTAGTTGCTGCCGTGGCCTATGCCGCTGCCCCAGTCCCTTACCCGGCTGCCCTGACCTACGCCGTCCCTGAGCCCGTCGCCAATGCCGTTCAACCCCAAATCACTTACGATTTCCCCGCTGTAATAGCAAAACCAGCCCCAACACCAGTTAAAGTAGAATACGACATTTTAGGACCGATTGCTGCCCCAGCACCAGCCCCAGTCATCCGGGTTGCTGCACCAGTCAAGATCGAGTACGACTTCCCTGCACCCATCTCTGCTCCAGCTCCGGCACCAGTTGTTGTAACTGCCCCAGCACCAATCACCTATGCCGCACCTGCACCAGTTAAGGTTGAATACGACTTCCCCGCTCCTATCTCCGCCCCGGCTCCAACCCCAGTTGTCGCT GTTGCCGCTCCCGTCAAAGTTGAATACGACTTCCCCGCACCCATCTCTGCTCCCGCTCCCGCTCCCGTACCAGTAGCTGTTGCTGCTCCAGCCCCAAttacctacgctgccccggcCCCAGTTGCCTATGCCGCACCTGCCCCGGTCGCTTATGCCGCACCTGCCCCAGTCCATGTTGTCCCCCAGGCCTTCGAGACCAGGGTACACTACGCCGAGActcccgtcgtcgtcggacaCACTTCCACCATCATGAAGCCCAACTTGGGCGCCGGTGCTCACGTCACCAACTTTGACTTCATGGGATTGGCCCAGACCAAAACCGTCGGACAGGAATCCTTCGTCCAAAAGTCCAAAGTTTTGGCTCCCGCCCGCACCGTCTCCGAAATCACGCCCCAGGTGACCGTCCAACACCCGACCAAAGTCAACGTTGAAAAGTTCGCCGTTGAGGTGCCCGTCGCCGCTCCTTACGCCCAGCCCGTCCCAGTTCCAGTTGCTCCCCAATACGAAATCCACCAGTATCACGCACCAGCAGCTGTCTATCTTGCTGTCCATTTCTACAATTCGGCGTCTCATACTACTGCGACTATAAgacccatttaa
- the LOC124196406 gene encoding calphotin-like isoform X1, producing the protein MNWELRMILVTLFVAAASAAPLNLVNSAVQYAHVVAAVAYAAAPVPYPAALTYAVPEPVANAVQPQITYDFPAVIAKPAPTPVKVEYDILGPIAAPAPAPVIRVAAPVKIEYDFPAPISAPAPAPVVVTAPAPITYAAPAPVKVEYDFPAPISAPAPTPVVAVAAPVVYAAPAPVVQVAAPVKVEYDFPAPISAPAPAPVPVAVAAPAPITYAAPAPVAYAAPAPVAYAAPAPVHVVPQAFETRVHYAETPVVVGHTSTIMKPNLGAGAHVTNFDFMGLAQTKTVGQESFVQKSKVLAPARTVSEITPQVTVQHPTKVNVEKFAVEVPVAAPYAQPVPVPVAPQYEIHQYHAPAAVYLAVHFYNSASHTTATIRPI; encoded by the exons atgaactggGAATTAAGGATG ATTTTAGTCACTCTTTTTGTTGCCGCCGCATCGGCCGCACCGCTTAACTTGGTCAACTCGGCCGTACAGTATGCCCATGTAGTTGCTGCCGTGGCCTATGCCGCTGCCCCAGTCCCTTACCCGGCTGCCCTGACCTACGCCGTCCCTGAGCCCGTCGCCAATGCCGTTCAACCCCAAATCACTTACGATTTCCCCGCTGTAATAGCAAAACCAGCCCCAACACCAGTTAAAGTAGAATACGACATTTTAGGACCGATTGCTGCCCCAGCACCAGCCCCAGTCATCCGGGTTGCTGCACCAGTCAAGATCGAGTACGACTTCCCTGCACCCATCTCTGCTCCAGCTCCGGCACCAGTTGTTGTAACTGCCCCAGCACCAATCACCTATGCCGCACCTGCACCAGTTAAGGTTGAATACGACTTCCCCGCTCCTATCTCCGCCCCGGCTCCAACCCCAGTTGTCGCTGTTGCTGCTCCCGTTGTTTATGCCGCACCAGCTCCAGTCGTCCAGGTTGCCGCTCCCGTCAAAGTTGAATACGACTTCCCCGCACCCATCTCTGCTCCCGCTCCCGCTCCCGTACCAGTAGCTGTTGCTGCTCCAGCCCCAAttacctacgctgccccggcCCCAGTTGCCTATGCCGCACCTGCCCCGGTCGCTTATGCCGCACCTGCCCCAGTCCATGTTGTCCCCCAGGCCTTCGAGACCAGGGTACACTACGCCGAGActcccgtcgtcgtcggacaCACTTCCACCATCATGAAGCCCAACTTGGGCGCCGGTGCTCACGTCACCAACTTTGACTTCATGGGATTGGCCCAGACCAAAACCGTCGGACAGGAATCCTTCGTCCAAAAGTCCAAAGTTTTGGCTCCCGCCCGCACCGTCTCCGAAATCACGCCCCAGGTGACCGTCCAACACCCGACCAAAGTCAACGTTGAAAAGTTCGCCGTTGAGGTGCCCGTCGCCGCTCCTTACGCCCAGCCCGTCCCAGTTCCAGTTGCTCCCCAATACGAAATCCACCAGTATCACGCACCAGCAGCTGTCTATCTTGCTGTCCATTTCTACAATTCGGCGTCTCATACTACTGCGACTATAAgacccatttaa